A region of Asticcacaulis excentricus DNA encodes the following proteins:
- a CDS encoding PLP-dependent cysteine synthase family protein: MSRMTQVPRDWLIEAVRRIEADFNRSSDTHLIHHEVAAFPGVQLYFKDESSHPTGSLKHRLARSLILYALCNEWIGPQTTLIESSSGSTAVSEAYFARLLGLRFIAVVPKSVAQAKIDAIHFQGGEVHGVDDPNAVYAEAQRLAEETGGHYLDQFTYAERATDWRGNNNIAESLFSQMTAEPYPVPSWLVTGAGTGGTSATLGRYIRYRRLPTRLCVADPEGSVFHRHYHDRSVRMIDRCGSCIEGIGRPRVEPSFIPSLIDRMEVVTDAQSIAAVRLLSERLGRRVGGSTGTNLWACVRLMQEMAQKGETGSIVTILCDGGERYADTYYNDAWLMARAIDWRTPYVVLKTLMG, encoded by the coding sequence ATGAGCAGGATGACACAGGTGCCGCGCGACTGGCTGATTGAGGCGGTGCGCCGCATCGAGGCGGATTTCAACCGTTCCTCCGACACGCACTTGATCCATCATGAGGTGGCGGCGTTTCCGGGCGTGCAGCTCTATTTCAAGGACGAGTCGTCGCACCCGACCGGCAGCCTGAAACATCGGCTGGCGCGCTCGCTGATCCTCTATGCCCTGTGCAATGAGTGGATCGGGCCGCAAACCACCCTGATCGAGTCCTCGTCGGGTTCGACCGCTGTCTCCGAGGCCTATTTCGCGCGCCTGTTGGGGCTGCGCTTTATCGCCGTGGTGCCGAAGTCGGTGGCGCAGGCCAAGATCGACGCCATTCACTTTCAGGGTGGCGAGGTGCACGGCGTCGATGACCCCAATGCCGTCTATGCCGAGGCGCAACGTCTGGCCGAGGAAACCGGCGGCCACTATCTCGATCAGTTCACCTATGCCGAACGCGCCACCGACTGGCGCGGTAATAACAATATCGCCGAAAGCCTGTTCAGCCAGATGACCGCCGAACCCTATCCGGTGCCGAGCTGGCTGGTGACCGGGGCCGGAACCGGCGGCACGTCTGCGACCCTGGGGCGCTATATCCGCTATCGCCGCCTGCCGACGCGCTTGTGTGTGGCAGACCCCGAAGGCTCAGTCTTCCATCGCCACTATCACGACCGCAGCGTTCGAATGATCGACCGTTGCGGTTCGTGCATCGAAGGGATCGGACGCCCGCGTGTCGAGCCGAGCTTTATCCCGTCGCTGATCGACCGCATGGAGGTGGTGACAGACGCCCAGTCGATCGCCGCCGTGCGTCTGTTGTCGGAGCGTCTGGGCCGGCGCGTCGGCGGCTCGACCGGCACCAATCTGTGGGCCTGTGTCCGTCTGATGCAGGAGATGGCGCAGAAGGGCGAAACGGGCTCTATCGTCACCATTCTTTGCGATGGGGGTGAGCGCTACGCCGACACCTATTATAATGATGCGTGGCTTATGGCGCGCGCCATAGACTGGCGCACGCCCTATGTAGTCCTAAAAACCCTTATGGGATAG
- a CDS encoding intradiol ring-cleavage dioxygenase, whose amino-acid sequence MGSASGTAPGLPLTLTISLVNSGSGCTPLAGYVVYIWHCTRDGLYSLYSSTITAQNYLRGIQVSDSNGKVTFTTIFPGCYTGRMPHIHVEVYPSLAAATSYANKIKTTQFALDRTVCSTVYSTVSGYSASTTALNGITFATDNVFSDLSSSQLAAQTISLSGDTTNGYTGTITLGITI is encoded by the coding sequence GTGGGATCAGCCTCAGGTACGGCACCGGGTCTGCCCCTGACCCTGACCATATCGCTGGTCAACTCAGGCAGCGGATGTACTCCCCTTGCCGGTTATGTGGTTTACATCTGGCACTGCACCCGCGACGGGCTTTATTCGCTCTATTCCTCGACCATAACCGCTCAGAACTATCTGCGCGGGATACAGGTGAGCGACTCAAACGGTAAGGTCACCTTTACCACCATCTTCCCCGGTTGTTATACTGGGCGGATGCCGCATATCCACGTTGAGGTCTACCCCAGCCTGGCTGCCGCCACCAGCTATGCCAACAAGATAAAGACAACGCAATTCGCGCTGGATCGGACGGTCTGCTCTACGGTTTACAGCACGGTCTCAGGATACAGTGCCTCGACGACGGCCCTGAACGGCATCACGTTTGCTACGGACAATGTCTTCAGTGACCTGTCATCATCGCAACTGGCTGCGCAAACCATCAGCCTTAGCGGTGACACTACCAACGGTTATACCGGCACCATCACGCTGGGGATCACGATCTGA